The Aeromonas encheleia genomic sequence TGGCTCCCGAGCCAGCAGGCTGAGGATGTCATTAGTAGTAAATACGGGTTTTGTCGGATAAATCTTCTTATAGATCTGCTCAACCAGCTCAAAATCGGCGGGTTCATCCACTGTCCAGCGCAGATGAGACAGGCTCGGCTGGCGTGCCAGCTTGCCTATGTTGAACTGCGTTTCATGTTGGCGGATGTAATAGGTGACATGTTCACGCTGAACCTGGCTATGGGCCTGCTCGGCCAGCAGGTTGAGGGTGCCGGCACTCAGGATCTCGGCGTCCAGCCCATCCGGATAGCTGGGATCCCAGCAGTTACAGCTGTAGTCATAGCCGCCAGCCAGGTGAAAGTGGATGAGCTCGTCGATGAGCTCGGGATCCGCCAGCGGGCAGTCGCCAGTCAGCCTGACGACATGAGCGGGGGCAAAGGGTTGAGCGGCCAGGTAAAAACGCTGCAACACGTCGTCCAGGGGGCCGCGAAAACAGGGAACTCCGAGCCGCTCACAAAGCAGGGCGATGGCTTCATCGTCGGCCTGAACGCTGGTGGCGACCATCAGCTGGTCCAGCCCCGTCGCGCGTCTGAGCCGCTCAATCTGACGCGCGAGCATGGGTTCACCCAGCAAGGATTTGAGCACTTTGCCAGGCAGGCGGCTGGAGCCCGCCCTGGCTTGCAAGATTCCGAGGATCATGATGATGTCCACATGGCTGGATTGATGAGGGCGGGAGCGTCGCAGGCGAGGCTGGCAAGCTCGGTGTCGGGCCACTGAGGCAGATGGCCATGGGCCGCACCTATGGCCGCCAGCTCATGGGGATGGCAGACCCCCACCACGAAGCGGCTGACCTGTGGCATGGCCGCTGTCAGCGAGAGCGCCTTGACGAGGGGGGAGAGATGGGGATGCCAATTGTCCAGCCGCGCCAGCGGCTCGGCGAAGGACTCGAAATAAGCCGGGCGCATCGCCGGCTGCATCAGCAACAGTCCCTGCAGGAAGAGGGAGCGTACGTGGATCTCGCAGCCCATATCCTGCAACCGATCGAGCCAGCTCGCGCGCAGGAAGCGCTGATCCAGCAGGTTGGCGGGCAGTTGCACCAGTTGCAGGGGATGACCCTCTTCGAGCCAGTGTTTGAGCTCTTGCGGTGAATAGACGGAGACGCCGAGCTTGCCCACCTTGCCTTGTCGCTGCAGATCCTTGAGCCGCTCGAACAGCGCCGGGTCGGCATCCTGGCTGCGGTGCAGCAGCAGGCCATCCAGCCTGACGCGGTCGAGCAGTTGCAGGCTGTCATCGACACAGGCCACGACATTGGTGGCCGAGGTGCCCGGGGCCAGCTTGCTCACCATAGTGAAGTCGGCGGTGTGTCGGCTGCCGAGCCGCGACTCCGCATTGCCATAGGCTTGCGCCGTGTCCAGGGTATCTACCCCGAGGCGACGGGCCAGGGCCAGTATGCTGTCGAGCTCGCTATCCGCGACCTCGCCTGCCCGATTGCTGATGCCGTAATCGAGTCCAAACTGCACCGTGCCCAGGGCTAGGCGCATAACACCCGCTCCAGGGTCTGGATGACTCTGTCCTGCTCGGCCAATGAGAGGCTGGGGAACAGAGGCAGGCTGATGGCTTGTCGGTAGTAGGCCTGGGCGCCGGGGTAATCAGCGGGATCCTGCCCCAGATTGCGATAATAGGGCTGTGCCGGTATGGGCATGTAGTGGACATTCACGCCTATGCCGGCCTCACGTAGCCGGGCAAACACCTGGTCCCTATCGGCGACCTGGATTACGTAGAGGTGGTAGCCGGAGCTACGGTCATTGTCTTGACGCAGCGGTTGCAGCGGCAGCTCGGTCAGCAATTCATCGTAGCGGGCAGCCAGTTGTTGGCGCCGGTCGATGAAGTGGGACAA encodes the following:
- a CDS encoding cytidylyltransferase domain-containing protein, which gives rise to MILGILQARAGSSRLPGKVLKSLLGEPMLARQIERLRRATGLDQLMVATSVQADDEAIALLCERLGVPCFRGPLDDVLQRFYLAAQPFAPAHVVRLTGDCPLADPELIDELIHFHLAGGYDYSCNCWDPSYPDGLDAEILSAGTLNLLAEQAHSQVQREHVTYYIRQHETQFNIGKLARQPSLSHLRWTVDEPADFELVEQIYKKIYPTKPVFTTNDILSLLAREPDLAILNIQHQRNEGLARSLAKEKHS
- a CDS encoding aldo/keto reductase encodes the protein MRLALGTVQFGLDYGISNRAGEVADSELDSILALARRLGVDTLDTAQAYGNAESRLGSRHTADFTMVSKLAPGTSATNVVACVDDSLQLLDRVRLDGLLLHRSQDADPALFERLKDLQRQGKVGKLGVSVYSPQELKHWLEEGHPLQLVQLPANLLDQRFLRASWLDRLQDMGCEIHVRSLFLQGLLLMQPAMRPAYFESFAEPLARLDNWHPHLSPLVKALSLTAAMPQVSRFVVGVCHPHELAAIGAAHGHLPQWPDTELASLACDAPALINPAMWTSS